Proteins encoded in a region of the Oscillatoria sp. FACHB-1407 genome:
- a CDS encoding potassium channel family protein — MHQSFRRILFGTLVFSLTIIIAVAGYMMAGWSLLDAVYMVVITVFGVGYGEVRPIVSPALRVFTILVIVAGTSSAVYIVGGFIQMVTEGEINRALDARRMMREIETLQQHVVICGFGRMGQILSRQMRETGQSFVVIDNNVDRIAEAETLGYLVLTGDATDEVVLETAGIRRAKVLATVLSEDALNVFITLTARGLNPSLVILARGEFPSTEKKLKQAGADHVVLPAAIGALRMAHMITHPAALDLLDPNDGRSNLNELLAQIDVQIDELAIAKGSPLIGGIISDLEIQGKGTFIVVALRRADGRNIIHPEHQTPLLEGDTVIVMGHRGDIPRFAEYYRLRRQTRYRGVKF; from the coding sequence ATGCATCAATCGTTCCGCCGCATTCTCTTTGGCACGCTTGTCTTTTCCCTCACGATCATCATTGCAGTAGCAGGTTACATGATGGCAGGGTGGTCGCTCCTGGATGCCGTCTATATGGTGGTGATTACAGTGTTTGGGGTGGGCTATGGCGAGGTTAGACCAATTGTCTCTCCTGCGTTGAGAGTGTTTACCATTTTGGTGATTGTGGCAGGAACGTCATCAGCGGTGTATATCGTGGGGGGATTCATTCAAATGGTGACAGAGGGTGAAATTAATCGGGCACTGGATGCGAGACGAATGATGCGAGAGATTGAAACGCTGCAACAGCATGTGGTGATTTGTGGCTTTGGGCGCATGGGACAGATTCTGTCACGCCAAATGCGAGAGACGGGGCAGTCATTTGTCGTCATTGATAACAATGTCGATCGCATTGCTGAAGCTGAGACACTTGGCTATCTGGTGTTGACGGGGGATGCAACCGATGAAGTAGTGCTAGAGACAGCGGGAATTCGTCGTGCCAAGGTATTGGCAACTGTCTTGTCAGAAGATGCGTTGAATGTGTTTATCACGCTGACCGCACGGGGGTTGAATCCAAGTTTAGTGATCTTGGCGCGAGGTGAGTTCCCCAGCACAGAGAAGAAACTAAAACAGGCAGGAGCCGATCATGTCGTTCTCCCAGCAGCGATCGGGGCATTGCGGATGGCGCACATGATTACCCATCCCGCTGCACTCGATCTGCTCGACCCGAATGATGGGCGTAGCAATTTGAATGAGTTGTTAGCTCAGATTGATGTGCAGATTGATGAACTTGCTATTGCTAAAGGCTCACCCCTCATTGGGGGGATTATCAGCGACCTTGAAATTCAGGGTAAGGGGACGTTTATCGTTGTGGCATTGCGTCGAGCCGATGGCAGAAACATCATCCATCCCGAGCATCAAACCCCTTTGCTAGAGGGAGATACGGTGATCGTGATGGGGCATCGCGGAGATATTCCACGGTTTGCTGAATACTATCGGCTGCGACGACAAACCCGGTATCGAGGGGTTAAGTTCTAA